The following are from one region of the Gryllotalpicola protaetiae genome:
- a CDS encoding heat shock protein transcriptional repressor HspR, which translates to MASMDVDQDTPLFAIAAAAELAELHPQTLRQYDRLGLVEPTRTAGKSRRYSLRDIAQLREIARLSAEGVSLEGIRRVLSLENEARALQQRVRELESALADALLQQPGRRVFASGANGEVLSMRAGARAERRNQMVVWRPWSSSSEDR; encoded by the coding sequence ATGGCCTCGATGGATGTCGATCAGGACACTCCCCTGTTCGCGATCGCGGCGGCGGCCGAGCTCGCCGAACTGCACCCGCAGACGCTGCGCCAGTACGACCGGCTCGGCCTCGTCGAGCCGACTCGCACGGCCGGCAAGTCTCGCCGCTACTCCCTGCGCGACATCGCGCAGCTGCGTGAGATCGCGCGGCTCTCGGCCGAAGGGGTGTCGCTCGAAGGCATCCGTCGTGTGCTGTCGCTCGAGAACGAGGCGCGCGCGCTGCAGCAGCGGGTGCGCGAGCTTGAGTCGGCGCTCGCCGATGCCCTGCTGCAGCAGCCCGGCCGTCGCGTCTTCGCCTCCGGAGCGAACGGCGAGGTGCTGTCGATGCGCGCTGGCGCCCGGGCCGAGCGCCGCAACCAGATGGTCGTGTGGCGGCCGTGGAGTTCGTCCAGCGAGGACCGTTAG
- a CDS encoding DnaJ C-terminal domain-containing protein gives MASQDWFDKDFYKVLGVSKDVSEAELKKTYRKLARQYHPDSNPGDAAAEARFKEISEAYSVLSDKEQRQEYDQIRAMGSGARFTAPGSGGAGGFEDVFGSMFGGGAGGRPGGFTYQGGGADPNDIFGGLFGGGRFGQSSGGFRGYGGPTKGQNLEASTTIEFLAATRGETLTLTGAGGKPIKVKIPAGVADGQKIRLRGRGYPSQDGGEAGDLILHVTVRKHPVFERDGLNLRLNVPVTFVEAALGATIEVPTLEGAPVKLKVAPGTPSGRVLRVKGRGVKTDKGTGDLLAVVQVAVPSHLSADAENALLDFAAKLPKENPRDDLLARARE, from the coding sequence TTGGCCAGTCAGGACTGGTTCGACAAGGACTTCTACAAGGTCCTCGGCGTCAGCAAGGACGTCTCGGAGGCCGAGCTGAAGAAGACCTACCGCAAGCTCGCGCGGCAGTACCACCCGGATTCGAACCCGGGGGATGCCGCGGCCGAGGCGCGCTTCAAGGAGATCAGCGAGGCGTACTCCGTGCTCTCCGACAAGGAGCAGCGCCAGGAATACGACCAGATCCGTGCCATGGGGTCCGGGGCGCGGTTCACCGCCCCGGGCTCCGGCGGCGCGGGCGGCTTCGAGGACGTGTTCGGGTCGATGTTCGGCGGTGGCGCGGGTGGCCGCCCCGGCGGTTTCACGTACCAGGGCGGCGGCGCCGACCCCAATGACATCTTCGGCGGACTGTTCGGCGGCGGCCGCTTCGGCCAGTCGTCCGGCGGCTTCCGCGGCTACGGCGGCCCGACCAAGGGCCAGAACCTCGAGGCGTCGACGACGATCGAGTTCCTCGCGGCCACCCGCGGCGAGACGCTCACGCTGACCGGCGCCGGCGGCAAGCCGATCAAGGTGAAGATCCCGGCGGGCGTCGCGGACGGGCAGAAGATCCGCCTGCGTGGCCGCGGCTACCCCAGCCAGGACGGCGGGGAGGCCGGCGACCTGATTCTGCACGTGACCGTGCGCAAGCATCCGGTCTTCGAGCGCGACGGGCTGAACCTGCGCCTCAACGTGCCGGTGACCTTCGTCGAGGCCGCGCTCGGCGCGACCATCGAGGTGCCGACGCTCGAGGGCGCCCCGGTGAAGCTAAAGGTCGCCCCCGGCACACCGTCGGGCCGGGTGCTGCGCGTCAAGGGCCGCGGCGTCAAGACCGACAAGGGGACGGGCGACCTGCTCGCCGTCGTGCAGGTCGCGGTGCCGTCGCACCTCTCGGCCGACGCCGAGAACGCGCTGCTCGACTTCGCGGCGAAGCTGCCGAAGGAGAACCCCCGCGACGACCTGCTGGCGCGGGCGCGGGAGTGA
- a CDS encoding nucleotide exchange factor GrpE, translating to MTDEKPEGPESSEDKNPEEPIVPAESEGAEADASAPEGAGDGDDLFVEDILAAAEAEENDPSAEHLADLKRVTAEYANYRRRTESEREVVRERAVGDAVRVLLPVLDDLDRAQKHGDLDGDGAFPTIAAKLRGAVEKLGVKPFGEVGEVFDPQRHEAIFQQPTPGATETTVLDVVETGYTIGSTLVRVARVVVATPAD from the coding sequence ATGACGGACGAGAAGCCCGAAGGCCCCGAGTCCTCTGAGGACAAGAACCCGGAAGAGCCCATCGTCCCCGCCGAGTCCGAGGGGGCCGAGGCGGACGCTTCGGCCCCCGAGGGCGCCGGCGACGGGGACGATCTGTTCGTCGAGGACATCCTCGCGGCCGCCGAGGCGGAGGAGAACGACCCGAGCGCCGAGCACCTCGCCGACCTCAAGCGCGTGACCGCGGAGTACGCCAACTATCGCCGCCGCACCGAGAGCGAGCGCGAGGTCGTGCGTGAGCGCGCCGTCGGCGACGCTGTGCGCGTGCTGCTGCCCGTGCTCGACGACCTCGACCGTGCCCAGAAGCACGGCGACCTCGACGGCGACGGCGCCTTCCCGACCATCGCGGCGAAGCTGCGCGGCGCGGTCGAGAAGCTCGGCGTGAAGCCGTTCGGCGAGGTCGGCGAGGTGTTCGACCCGCAGCGGCACGAGGCGATCTTCCAGCAGCCCACCCCCGGTGCGACCGAGACCACCGTTCTCGACGTCGTCGAGACCGGCTACACGATCGGCTCGACGCTCGTGCGTGTGGCCCGCGTGGTCGTCGCCACCCCGGCCGACTAG
- a CDS encoding DEAD/DEAH box helicase, whose protein sequence is MAESEWKRKLRGLARADATTDAAGEAAPPPRTPLGVQFEVREVVRRGSGRWQHTSNTTVAATAESIGALRLAVRPVMPGRSAAKPSGTNWVGANLTWAGLQYQVHQLGLDPAQVRWFTEFAALARAASGGFLGQDGARIALDEFGSPLLWPLLRQARELGVALVGVGREPVLRVGGQASARLDASAASDGTVTLSPVVSIDAVDVSGLRLGAIGAHGLWAVEWPGPIVRLAPAEQAITAETLKLLASDPLVVPGAERAEFFADFAPSLPLPITSADASVWLPRPPAAPEDGEAARLETITPGEPPAPEDYLTATPELEVTLVPSEDRDWLDLGFTVHVEGREVPFSTLFEALAGGRKSLRLVDGSYLRLNQPVFARLMDLIAEADALREWEAGPRIHRTQLALWSDFEDLADQASAAVEWREQVTALTDAPAEAAPVPEGLTAELREYQRAGLTWLAYLYDHGLGGILADDMGLGKTLQTLALILHAQADRPWLVVAPASVVSNWVAEAAKFAPTLRVASVARTQLREKRKLTALARDNDVIVMSYNLFRLDFDDVEDVRWAGLVLDEAQFVKNHRSRAHECAKALDTPFKLAITGTPLENNVLELWSILDIVAPGLFPSIRRFTEQYVRPLSHVREPDAVPAGISAADAQRVIARLRKRVRPFLLRRTKALVAPELPAKQEQVIRVELTPKHRRLYEQFLQRERQKLLGLVKEDFDRQKFILFRSLTLLRMLALDAALIDEQYEGVPSAKLDALLEQLAELVDEGHRALVFSQFTSYLRRVEARLDDAGIAYEYLDGSTTNRADVIARFKSGAAPVFLISLKAGGFGINLTEADYVFLLDPWWNPASEAQAVDRAHRIGQASAVNVYRLVADGTIEDKVMKLRDEKAELFGQVLDDDGTFSELLSADDVRGLLEL, encoded by the coding sequence GTGGCTGAGAGCGAGTGGAAGCGCAAGCTGCGCGGGCTCGCGCGTGCCGATGCGACGACGGATGCCGCGGGCGAAGCCGCCCCGCCTCCGCGCACCCCCCTCGGCGTGCAGTTCGAGGTGCGCGAGGTCGTCCGCCGTGGCTCCGGTCGCTGGCAGCACACGAGCAACACCACCGTCGCCGCGACGGCCGAGTCGATCGGCGCGTTGAGGCTCGCGGTGCGGCCCGTCATGCCGGGGCGCTCGGCCGCCAAGCCCTCTGGGACCAATTGGGTCGGCGCGAACCTCACCTGGGCCGGCCTGCAGTATCAGGTGCACCAGCTCGGGCTCGACCCGGCGCAGGTGCGCTGGTTCACCGAGTTCGCGGCCCTCGCGCGGGCCGCCTCCGGCGGGTTCCTCGGGCAGGACGGAGCGCGCATCGCCCTCGACGAGTTCGGTTCTCCGCTGCTCTGGCCGCTGCTTCGACAGGCGCGCGAGCTCGGTGTCGCACTGGTCGGCGTGGGGCGCGAGCCTGTGCTGCGGGTTGGCGGGCAGGCATCCGCCCGCCTCGACGCCTCTGCGGCGAGCGACGGCACCGTCACGTTGTCGCCGGTGGTCTCGATCGACGCCGTCGACGTGTCGGGGCTGCGCCTCGGCGCGATCGGCGCGCACGGGCTGTGGGCAGTCGAGTGGCCGGGGCCCATCGTGCGCCTGGCCCCCGCCGAGCAGGCGATCACGGCCGAGACGCTGAAGCTGCTGGCATCCGACCCACTCGTCGTGCCCGGCGCCGAGCGAGCCGAATTCTTCGCCGACTTCGCCCCGTCGCTCCCCCTCCCGATCACGAGCGCCGACGCCTCAGTCTGGCTGCCCCGCCCCCCGGCCGCCCCGGAGGACGGCGAAGCCGCCCGTCTCGAAACGATCACCCCTGGAGAGCCGCCTGCCCCAGAGGACTACCTCACTGCCACGCCCGAGCTCGAGGTCACCCTCGTCCCCAGCGAAGACCGTGACTGGCTCGACCTCGGGTTCACGGTGCACGTCGAGGGCCGCGAGGTGCCGTTCTCGACGCTCTTCGAGGCGCTCGCCGGCGGCCGGAAGTCGCTGAGGCTTGTCGACGGCTCCTACCTGCGCCTCAACCAGCCCGTGTTCGCGCGCCTGATGGACCTCATCGCCGAGGCGGACGCGTTGCGCGAGTGGGAGGCAGGTCCGCGCATCCACCGCACTCAGCTCGCGCTGTGGTCCGACTTCGAAGACCTCGCCGACCAGGCGAGCGCCGCCGTCGAGTGGCGCGAGCAGGTCACGGCGCTGACGGATGCCCCGGCCGAGGCCGCCCCCGTGCCCGAGGGGCTCACGGCTGAGCTGCGCGAGTACCAGCGGGCGGGGCTGACCTGGCTCGCGTACCTCTACGACCACGGGCTCGGTGGAATCCTCGCCGACGACATGGGCCTCGGGAAGACGCTGCAGACCCTCGCCCTGATTCTTCATGCGCAGGCCGATCGGCCCTGGCTGGTCGTCGCACCGGCGTCCGTCGTGTCGAACTGGGTGGCCGAGGCGGCGAAGTTCGCGCCGACGCTGCGCGTGGCATCCGTCGCCCGCACCCAGCTGCGCGAGAAGCGCAAGCTCACGGCGCTCGCCAGGGACAATGACGTGATCGTCATGTCGTACAACCTGTTCCGCCTCGACTTCGACGACGTCGAAGACGTGCGCTGGGCGGGGCTCGTGCTCGACGAGGCGCAGTTCGTGAAGAACCACCGCAGCCGCGCGCACGAGTGCGCGAAGGCGCTCGACACCCCGTTCAAGCTCGCGATCACGGGCACCCCGCTCGAGAACAACGTGCTCGAGCTGTGGTCGATCCTCGACATCGTGGCGCCGGGGCTGTTCCCCAGCATCCGCCGCTTCACCGAGCAGTATGTGCGCCCGCTGTCGCACGTGCGCGAGCCCGACGCGGTGCCTGCCGGCATCAGCGCGGCTGATGCGCAGCGGGTGATCGCCCGGCTGCGGAAGCGGGTGCGGCCCTTCCTGCTGCGGCGCACCAAGGCGCTCGTCGCGCCCGAGCTGCCCGCCAAGCAGGAGCAGGTGATCAGGGTCGAGCTCACGCCCAAGCACCGGCGGCTGTACGAGCAGTTCCTGCAGCGCGAGCGGCAGAAGCTGCTCGGGCTTGTGAAGGAAGATTTCGACCGGCAGAAGTTCATCCTGTTCCGCTCGCTCACGCTGCTGCGCATGCTCGCGCTGGATGCCGCGCTGATCGACGAGCAGTACGAGGGCGTGCCGAGTGCGAAGCTCGACGCGCTGCTCGAGCAGCTGGCCGAGCTCGTCGATGAGGGCCATCGCGCCCTCGTCTTCAGCCAGTTCACGTCATATCTGCGCCGGGTCGAGGCGCGGCTCGACGACGCGGGCATCGCGTACGAGTACCTCGACGGCTCGACGACGAATCGCGCCGACGTCATCGCACGGTTCAAGTCCGGCGCGGCGCCCGTCTTCCTGATCTCGCTCAAGGCGGGCGGCTTCGGCATCAACCTCACCGAGGCCGACTACGTCTTCCTGCTCGACCCGTGGTGGAACCCGGCGTCCGAGGCGCAGGCGGTCGATCGGGCGCACCGCATCGGGCAGGCGTCCGCCGTGAACGTGTATCGACTCGTCGCCGACGGCACCATCGAAGACAAGGTGATGAAGCTGCGCGATGAGAAGGCCGAGCTGTTCG